A part of Palaemon carinicauda isolate YSFRI2023 chromosome 8, ASM3689809v2, whole genome shotgun sequence genomic DNA contains:
- the LOC137645440 gene encoding dnaJ homolog subfamily C member 7 homolog, which produces MERNMIAEKFETEKEEMKKAHINNMEQLDKLKSVVCELKAENERLVAEKAEVHRAENNDEHRRKSLLMAGLFTQMNNRYKEAVEIFTEALSMETHYEEETALLHVLRAKANSATEKPPHMDIVLDCSMAIEKGLEGWKAYMLRGRHLVKLGIFDAALKDFETVKVKKSEKFLKIIEDTKALQKEWEEKGHYEILGLEQTATKAEIIRSFKDLSMKFHPDRHRDKPEFLQEAFEEKYKKVVNAKLILVDEGNRRDYDEELRHEKKYDHWYHRYRQEPTRHQPGQWNQQRWQYDQGRPRRQEDRHYDQGRPRWQEDRQYNQGPRRDQHQHYY; this is translated from the coding sequence ATGGAACGGAATATGATTGCGGAGAAGTTTGAAactgaaaaagaagaaatgaaaaaggcGCATATTAACAACATGGAGCAACTGGATAAACTGAAAAGTGTCGTTTGTGAACTGAAGGCAGAAAACGAGAGGCTGGTAGCTGAGAAGGCCGAAGTTCATAGAGCTGAGAATAATGATGAACATAGGAGGAAAAGCTTATTGATGGCTGGCTTATTTACGCAGATGAACAACAGGTACAAAGAAGCGGTAGAAATTTTCACCGAAGCCTTGAGTATGGAGACGCACTACGAAGAAGAAACAGCTCTTCTACATGTCCTTCGGGCTAAAGCAAACTCTGCCACTGAGAAGCCTCCTCATATGGATATTGTTTTGGACTGTTCAATGGCTATCGAGAAAGGTCTGGAAGGATGGAAAGCGTACATGTTACGAGGGAGGCACCTCGTCAAACTTGGCATTTTCGACGCAGCCTTGAAGGACTTCGAAACGGTAAAGGTTAAGAAATCAGAGAAATTTCTAAAAATCATTGAAGATACTAAAGCACTGCAGAAGGAATGGGAAGAAAAGGGTCACTATGAGATTCTGGGTTTGGAACAGACAGCCACAAAGGCAGAAATTATAAGATCCTTCAAGGACTTGTCTATGAAGTTCCACCCAGACAGGCATCGGGACAAACCCGAATTcctacaggaggcattcgaggagaagtacaAAAAGGTGGTCAACGCTAAACTTATTCTAGTGGACGAAGGAAACCGAAGAGATTACGATGAAGAGCTACGCCACGAGAAGAAATACGATCACTGGTATCACCGGTATCGTCAGGAGCCAACAAGGCATCAGCCAGGGCAGTGGAACCAACAGCGTTGGCAGTACGATCAAGGACGCCCAAGAAGGCAAGAGGATCGTCATTACGATCAAGGACGCCCAAGATGGCAAGAGGATCGTCAGTACAATCAAGGACCAAGAAGGGATCAACATCAACACTATTATTAA